The sequence ATCTGAAAAGCCAGATCAGCGTGGCCGTCGCCCGGAAGGGCCTCGACGCCCAGAAACAGGCTGGAGCCGCGGCGATCGAGCTGCTGCAGGCCGCCGTGGCGACCGCGTCGGCCAACCCGCTTCCGGGTGGGACGATTGACGTCCGGGCGTGACCTGATCTCTCCTACAATGATCGCAAGATGTTCGTAGCCCATCGCCATCGCGATCGGCCGGCTCCTATGCCACGCGTCGAGATCACCCTCCGCGGGCTCCGCGTCACACTCCACCGCAAGAACCCGACCGGTCTGGCCGGAACGGTCGTGCCGTGGCACCGCGTGCGCCTCCGCGAATCCGCGATCTTCTATGACGATCGGGGTCGCCTGATGAGGCGCAGGTGGCTCCCGATCGCGATTCCACTGACGCGGCGTGAGCGGGCCGCCGCGTACCGAGCGAGATTTCGAGCCGTGCAGCGCGGCCTTGATGCGCGGAGCCTGGAACTAGTAGATGTGTTCATGCCACGGATGAGTCGGTGGATCGCCGCGTTCGTTCTCGCGGCGATCGTGGGCGAAGTGGTGTACCTCGCGGGCTGGAAGGCCCCGGCCCTCTTCGGCGCGGATGCCGTCCAGCTCGCGGTCGCCGGTCTGGGGGTAGCGGCGGCCGCGCTTCCGATCGCCATCGTCCTGGAAATGCTTGTTCGAGAGACGGCGAGCAGGGTG comes from Phycisphaeraceae bacterium and encodes:
- a CDS encoding YjfB family protein, which produces MAPTSIPPAATRVDLKSQISVAVARKGLDAQKQAGAAAIELLQAAVATASANPLPGGTIDVRA